ATCAGTGCCTTGGGAGGGTGTGAAAGGTTGATCCTCCACGACGGGGAACGAAACACATTTGCCTTCTTTCTGTGAACCAATCAAAACGTCTTTTACCAGACAGTGTCAGGAATGTGATCAGTTTGGAAAATAACACGTCTGGACTGAATATAGAAATTGTGTCGGGTTAAAAAAACGCCCTCAGTGtacaactgtaaaaaaaactgtacaaagaaaaatatattataaatcATAGAAATTATGTGTAACTATAAATCAAGTCTCTTGCATTACTATTTACCAAATTCTAGCAGGTAAAGATTTTACGTAGAGAAACTGCATTTGATTCTTATTTTGTTCCCAGTGTCTCCGGTCGTcctcatgtttgtgttttggtgaAAGCAGCGTGGCAGAAAGGAAAAGTTTCATTTGTCTTCATGGATCAGCCTTTTGTACTGCGAAGCTTCCCCGTCTCCCAGTATTAAATTACTGCTgtgaactttttttgtttttactgtagtTTCTATATGAATAAAACCAAGACAGGTGCACAGTGAGGCCGACATCGTGTGCCACGTTTGTGAAGTCTAAACAGAATATTACCTCTGTAGAGTCCAGATGAAACGTTTGTCTGATATGTTGGTTCTGAGATAATAAAATGTTCTACAGTGAAGTATAATCAGCATAAAAACCTAAACAATAATATTTCCCTTGTATGTTGTACTTGTTCTGGACCATTTTCTTAATACAAGTCTTTACAAACCTTATTATTAGTAGACCACGCTTATTTTTGACCCtttgaaactgaaggaattttTATTATTCTCTAAAATGAATCACCTGTTTGAGGAGTTAAAGGCGCTTGAAAACTATGAAACTTTTTTGCACATGTTGAAAAGAATGTCAGAGCTGATGATTTCATAGCTGAAGAAGACCTCAGGAGACTTTGATGAATTACACACAGTATTTAATGAAGACTCGATCAAGGAGAATCACAGCTGAACATCAgagtaataatagtaataaagatgatatttatttgtatagcacttatcTCAACAAGGTCACAAGGTGCTTCACAGAGTGCATAGAAATatgacaacaaaacaatacaggAAATAAAACACGTAGAAATTAGGCATTAAAAGGGAAAGTTTtcctataaaaatatgttttaagcaatgatttaaaaacaggtaatgtgctAACATCTCCTCAGGCACAGAATTCCAGAGCCTAGGGGCCTTGATGACAAAAGCCCGATCACCTTAAGTTACCAACCTTGACCGAGGGACGACCAATGAGGGGAGGCTCAAGGATCTGGGGTCACGACTTGGAGCGTAGGAGATCAGCTATATAACTCAGTGCTGAACCATTTTGAGCTTTAAAGGTTATTAAAAGAAACTTAAAATCAGTTCTCAAGTTAAATGCAACCAACAGAGGGACGTGAGGATCGTGCTGACATGTGACCTACGATTTGTCCCAGTTAAAATACATGTGAACAGTGCATTGCAGTAGTTGAGGCACGAGTATTCCCTTGCGAGTCACTTCATGTTCCCAGATAAGGTTATTCTGAAGAAAGTTATTCAAGTTTCTATCAGTTACTAACTTGAAACAACAAGCACACTCACCTGGCTTGCTCTTTATCACCTTGAGTGATTCTTAAAGAATGCCCATATCAAACAAAAGACTCTTCTGTTGGCACAGAGCCGTCTCCCTTCCTCTTAACCCTCGGATCTATGGCAACGGAGCCGGCTAGGTGCCCTTATCTGACCAGCTGTGCTCCCGCCGCCACAACTGGGCGACCAAAGATGGAGTGCATTCATAACAAAGGTAAAGTAGCCTGACCTCGAGGCCTCTTTCAGGTCCTCTGCTGACCTGACTGTTACCTTAACTGTCACCCATTTCTTTTACTGACCGAGGTTAAAGGCTGTGACAGCAAAATTCCTTCACTGTACAAACAACAGAACTGGCGATTagtggctcagtagcgccccctacaaaactTCAATGAAGCAGCCCCCACGGTACGTTTCGCCTACATGGACGAAATTTGGTGTGAACGtgtacaaaaaagtctcttggagctATTCCCttaacccaacaggaagtcagccattttgaatttattgtgtaatttttgtgcttttatttttgccatTTACAGGGGTCATACTTAAATAAACTCCTACTAAAGATTTAATCCAAATGACCTCAAATTTTGTTTGTACCATCTAAAGACCTTCGACCTTAAAGGTTGTTGAAATTTTAAACTTTCGTCCAACGGTGCGACCACTGGGAAGCATCAAATGTCCATGTTTTGCAAAGAtgcagtactccccaatggcagtgcccCTCCCAGCAGGACAATACGCCATGCCTCACCACAAGAACGGCTCAGGAGTGGTCTGAGGACCATGACAGAGACCTCAAGGcgttgacctggcctccaaattccccaaatcccagtctgatcaaacatctgtgggacgtgctggtaccccacctcacaacccattGGACTCAAAAGATCTTAAGCCAGACACTATaggacacccccagaggtcctgtgtccatgccttgacaggtcaagTCTGGTCTAAGGAGGACCCTCCGTGGAtcggggtacctctggggtaccagcacgtccctcaaatgtttgatcagatttggATCTGGGGTATTTGAGGTCAGGTTGCACCTTGAGCTCTATGTCCCATTCCTGGGGTCATTCTTGAGCAGTTCTTgaggtgtggcatggtgcattgtcctgctggggggcactgccatggacaagtgctgttgccatgagggggttttCTTGGTCTGCAATGGTTTTCGGATGGGTGGAGTGTGTCAAGTAGCATCCAtgtgaatgccaggacccaaggtttcccaacagaacattgtACTGAAACAAGATGATCAATACCATTCACTATAATTCACATCACCtgacagtggttttaatgtaTATACCTATCTATaccatacacacatatatagtaTTGTGTTAGTGGCCCTGGTGATGGTATTTTTTCATGGGAATACTATTTTACATGATAATATAACGAACCTAATGGAAAACTTATGGTACATCTTATTTCTACACACATCTTTACATGTATAAAACCATCCCAGTTTCATGTGAGCCCATATTAAAGCCTGACATGTCCTCACAgacatgttgtgtgttttttcagcagcctGTAACCACTTCCGGTCCGTCACTGACCGGACCGCCTCCTCTGTATAAAGCTGCGGATACATCACACAGCCGCTACAGGCTAACGGCAGCGACCGACAGCACCACAGCAGCTTTGTAGACCGGGTTTACCTCACCTGGCACGAATTCAGCCCCAACCGGGGATACTAATAATCCAATATAAGACCTCTAAACTCCGGGGGAAGTGAGGGTTAACGGAGGACACGGACCGTCTGTCGCTCGGCAGGAGAAACACCGCCGGTTATCTTTGTTACCGACTCCGCGCTTACGTAGTTTTAGCTCGCTAGCTAACTGCGCTAGCTCGAAAAGAAAGGCCGTGTCCAGTTGACTCAGTTATTTAACGGATAGCGGGATCTTTCTGGCATAGCACGGTTGCCTCCCACCGTTTGGATTGGAAACCCTTTAAGTGAAACATCAAGACAGGATGGCCCTGAAAAGGATTCACAAGGTAAGACAACGTCGTTACCGTTTGGTTAGCTAACGGCGTTAGCCTGCCGCGCTAGCCTCCCACATTGCTGTTCATGATACTGTGAAACATGGCGGTGAAACCTGTTCGGTGAAGAAGTATGGACTGTCATCTCATGTGTTCAGCGTTGAGTTAATTAACGATAGTTTTTACCGAGGGACCGGCAGGCTCACACGGACcatgtttgactgacagctaagctaactaacgttagctaacatcaGCAGTTTCGGTTACAGGTTTTGTGTGTTCGACATGAATTGTGAAAAGAGGCCGCAGTGTTGCTCAACAGTTCAAAGCTTTACATGAACTCACATATGATTTAATGTTCTCTAGGTATATTACCAAACCTCCATGACAACCTCACGCTGACGTTGTGTTTAATTTATTGGTTAAAGGTTTTATAGCTGCGgtgttagggactgttctttacttatcagaggatcCGGGCAGCTGTAGTTtgatttagttgttgttttttaccctccctgaagctacaaatatttttcctgaGTGACTGGAGGAAAATGTACGAACCTCTCTCCAccataaagaaattaaaaggtttaaaacTTCGCCTCTGAGGCATGAAAGTTTAAAGTTAGGGGTTGTTTATTATCTATGAGAGAGGAGGTGTGGTGTAAAAAAAGGGgttgtcaaataatttttgaaGCACTGacttatgatgtttttattttttatggctttggggaggggcatacaaatttaagtagttatattttgtattaattttactgctgaattttaaaggcatgttttcttccGTTATGAATCACCAAAATTATACCATTTATCACTGCCAGAAATTGTAATAATTGAAACTATCGTTGGGTTTTCTGATGGTCCCTGGACACATGTACGACAAAATGCTTTAACtaggaaaaaaaaggcataaCCAAACTCGAGctgaaaatattgatatttcatCGAAATCTCTTTATTCTACATCTCAtgtaaaatttggccaaaaataaaccatttgcacAACAAGAATTAAAAATGGAggtttttttcaactccagtATTTTGTCCTctacttttaactttcaaacatcgaagggtaaattttaaaaatcgaaTAACTCATTCCTATCTTCCACCAGTCAAGGGGACacgaggaaaaatatttgtagcttcagggagggtcaaaataataaacaactgaaGGCACATTACAGCTTCCTCCCTCCTGAAATCCTGGTGTTGAAAAAAGCCTGTTATTGTCACTCTTGACATGTGTGCTGTCGTGTGTTAGTTCGTGCGAAAGGTTTGTTTTTGGCTAAATTTTGAATAAGTCGTAGAATGAAGTGATTGTGATAAGATATCACTTATCTTCAGACTTGgttatgatttttttctgacGGTGTTGTCGCACATGATGTAACCATGAACCTTCAGAAATTTGGAAATCCgatgataatttctgtttttagtgtttctggctgtgataaatggtgtcatATTGGCAATTTGTAAAGATACAGGCagtgaaataaacacaaaatacagccatttaaatttgtatgccccTTCCTGAagctaaaataataaaaacacaagtccTTTCCCAGTGCTTGAAAAACTAATTGACATGCTTCCCCCCCTTTTTGTACCACCCCCTCAGCATCATAAATAACAGTCCCTTACCAGAACCCATGACTCATATCACTCACTGGATCGGCGTGAGCCGTCAGAGCCGGGTTCATGATACACTTCCTTGGTATGTGATTGTGTTTGTTCTGTGCGTGCACACATCACAGGGTGTGTTCTGGCACTGTAATGGAGGAAGTTGGCAACAGGAGAGTAAGGTTAACACCTCCTGACTTCATTTCTTCACTCAGCATGTTTTTTCTGGAACTTTCCTTCAGGGAAATCCATAAACTAACTTGTGAAATAGTGTGTGTCAGGAGGCCGGGGCGGGGCGGCGGTCTCCACCTCACTCTAAATTAGCTGTAGACCTAAAATTACCAGTAGAGGCTGTAGAAAATAAGCTTAGGTGTCATCTTGCTGTTAACTGTGTCGACCAAAACAAGGTGGGCCCCTTCCCCCGGAGCTAGTGCAGAGTTAAacttggagaagaagagaggcagGAGAACAGCACCGGCCTGGAGGGTGTTTGTCAAGTCAATGTTATTTTTATAACTCAATATCTAAAGGGGATTTAAAATCTGTACCACATATGACACTCGGACTCTCGTAAGGAaaaattccccccaaaaaaccctctGAAGAGGTAAAATGGatgaaacctcaggaagagtaaCAGAAGAAGGATTCCTCTGCCTGGATGTACAACCATGGAATAGATGTCGCAATAAAATTACACTCTAGTCAATAACAACATCAAATTATACTCAGGATTGTTGTTGTGAAATATATGAAGCACCTGACGTCTCATGTATCATCCCCTCTCCTGGGCCTCCATGTTGACATGTGTACCCAGGATGTTAAAGTGCCTCTCAGTCTCGCACGTTGATTTCAGGAAACATCTCCTCATTGTTATGTCTGTGAAGATTACTGCGGTCTAATTGATTATTGTTCTCAACTGCTTTTCATTACAGGAGCTTAACGACCTGGCTCGTGACCCTCCAGCACAGTGCTCAGCCGGCCCAGTGGGCGATGACAGTAAGTGTCTTAGTGCTGGTCCGGAGTTTTCAGGACTGCTACAAGACTGTACATGACTCAGAATTTTGTCAGTCAGATCAGATTTTGCTGTTCAGTACAAAGTTTGAAAATGCTCAGCGGGACGTTAAGTTAAACAGTGGCATTTACGTAATGTATAGTAAACAAACTAACAGTGCTAATGACAGATAAGAAATGTGCACCATTTTTTACAACACTAGATCTCAAATAAAAGCCAGAGGCGGTgtcgtattaagttgctgtgagctgtaaattcaccacttccaagCAGTAGACAGGATGTTGTTATTTCGGACCCTTACAGTGCagagtctctcctcctctgtgccactGCATCGCATCCGCAGCTctctgtaccaaagagtagcaTGACAGCCGAGATCACTCTGCACCAAAATCAAAACAGTTAGTAAATATAATTAGATGCTGATTTATTATATGTAAATCGACTAATTCTGTGATCAATAACTTGGTGCTTGAAGGAGCAGCAAAACAATTAAATTTGAAACTAAAACTGAACAAGTTGCATTTTGAAGATTCGGGTGGAAATGTCCTTTTCAGAAAAACTTATAGTTTGTGTAGCACTTATCtaaacaaggttacaaagtgcatgaaaataagacaataatacgattaaaataattaaaaaaaaaaaaaaacttcaagaGCTGAGAAATGGTGTGTAAAGAGGCAAAAAATGGAACAAAAGGAAGTATTATTGACTTGTGGTTCAAAGTTCAGTTGAGAATCAAGTGATGTCTAAATATCTTGCTGTAGATTTTATATTAGTTGCCAAAGGATCAATGAACGGTTTGAATTATGAACTTTCGAAGCACAGGTGGATGTAGGTCTAGTGCAAGGAACTGGTTATATTGACTGTGAATACCTCCACCCTTAACAGAGTGATGGGCACTAGAGTAAAACTAATACACAACCACCATGGCTACAAAACAGCACCCTGTGTGCAGGTGATCTGTAAAGAGAGATAGTGTTTACCTGAAAGCTGTAAAGACGGTTAATAAGTTCCTGTCAGATCACATACCTGTGACCTTTCCCTGATTCCTGACCTTTACTTTCTTTTCTCCACAGTGTTTCACTGGCAAGCCACAATCATGGGACCTGTAAGTACATACCTTATGACACAACTGTGGCTCTCTTTGTACTTTAAGCAGCATGATGTCGCAATTTGTCACCGAGGTTTTGTTCCTGGTTGATTTAAATGTATTCGTGAGATAAAGGTTGAAATTTGACTTGATAATGGGAAGCTGTGGACGGAAGCTTTTAGATTATTCTGTACTGAAATATGTAAATGTCTTTCTTTCAGAGTGACAGTCCATATCAGGGAGGTGTTTTCTTCTTGACAATTCATTTTCCAACAGACTACCCCTTCAAACCACCCAAGGTGAGCTCAATCACACCCCAGCCAAGGTTTTATGTCAGTCATCTGTCAGGCCGCCCACCTACAGTATCCATCATGAGACAGATacaagttttatttattaaaatgttttcatataATCTAACCAATGTTGGGAGCTGGGTTAACACTCATTTATACATGTATCATACAGAGGAACAACTAAGAAGAAACATTTCCTCTGAAGTGAAAcccagtctgtttgtttggcaGCGTGAACACATTTTGACTGTTGGCAGCCTTCATAAAGAAATACCTGTCTTTCCAGTAGCTGACAGTCATGCGTGCTGGACGTCACTGCCTCGTGTCGGGGAATTTGAATTGCATAACATTAATCTGATGTGTGACGCAGCCTTATCTCATGTGtcctctctgttctttgttttttttatttattttcaggttGCATTTACAACAAGAATTTACCACCCAAATATTAACAGTAACGGCAGTATCTGCCTGGATATTCTCAGATCACAGTGGTCTCCTGCACTTACTATTTCTAAAGGTAAGGACCGTCATAAAGGAACAGTATGTACTTGACAACATCAGAGTCTGTAAATACTTGTCAAGCGTTGATGAGCAAATCGATAAAGATCACATGCTGCAAAAGATTCTGACAGCATTTAAATTCAGAGTTCacacggtcatggaaaacctggaaaagttatGGAATGTTGATGAatgtaataaaattaattgttacagtaGTATAGATAAGATAACCTTTCACATCCAATTCCAAAGCTTATAAAGCGTTCGCCTACATTCTTATGTTGCAgcattgtttttcaaatttggaTCCAGAAATGAGTTAATCCAACACATTCAGAATAAACTGATAGTGTCGTCTTTTCTGTTTTCCCTCATGCTTGAAAGCCAGTGTCAGACTAAATGTTTGTATGATTGTGAAAGCATTTGAAGTGAATATGAGCATAACCAAATATTAGACACTGAAAAAAGTTGCAGATTTATTTTCACATACTTATTAACATTTGGAGTTAAATATACTGCACAGTTCTGTTGATGTGAAATGTTGTGAATGGTCTCTAATTTTAGCCACAAATATCATCACAGTCATTATCTTGAATTCCAAGTGAATACTTTCAGTGTTGATAAGATCTGTGCTGTTAGATTTCTAAATTACTTCGACCAATATATTCAGTGTCTGGTGTTAATCTCTCGTTAGTAATTATTGTATGTCACACATTCAGTCTAAAGCCCTTGTTTACCCAGAGGTGGCGCTATAGAGCTGCTAAGAAGTCCCTTTTTCATGcatcctttgcatttttacacagaaccaaacaaagaTGGCGTCATGCTGCTCCTGTGTATGGTTTTACATAACATGCTGGCATTGCGTAACCAGAAGCAGGTTGCGGGCGTGACGTGTAACACAACAAcatcggcctctagtgtgacatatgcATCAGTAGCGCTtcataaacaataataataatgatgacgTAACAAGTcaataacaaaacatttaccgtccctgttaAATAGTGGCTGAGCTCGCCCTctgctcctggacctcattgttttctcaatttacagacattttcagctgctgtttttctttgactcagctgctaactgctactggCTACTTTATAAATCTACCTTCCCTGCTGGCATGttggtgagacaactctgtccccccgcTCCAACATCGTACCTTTTTATATGAGACAGTGAGGCAAAATAACAGCGTGAAACTCCTGTCTTGAAGAGTCAGTGTAAAGGGTCTAGTTTTTCTGTGTGTCCCAGAAATGAGGCCAAGGTAACTTGTATATGGgctaaaatgtgtgtttaatttgctTATTTGAATAATTGGTTGACACGTGTTTATTTGATCTGTTTCTTGTAGTTCTTCTCTCCATTTGCTCACTCCTATGTGACCCAAACCCTGATGACCCACTAGTGCCAGAGATCGCACGAATCTACAAAACAGATAGTCCGAGGTGAGTTGATATGtcttatgtgtgtttttaacttcTCTATGAACCTATTTTCTCTCCTAAAATGTACAAAGCTTTGCAACATTCTCCCAGTTTCCAGTTTATTAGGCATAAATGGCTCGAATAAACGCAGTCTGATAAAACACTCCTGCAGTAAAAGTGATTTCTTACCTGTGTGGTGAGGCAGTATGGAAAATCGGCGTTCAAATTTTCTGTGTGATAAATGCATAGCAAGTCTGGCGGGAATTATCTTCATTGCTGTGTTCTATCCAAGTGAGTTTCCTAAATAATACCTGTGTCTACGACGCACAACAAAATCCTGCTCAGACAGAGCGTCCAAGAAACTAATGTTAACAGCTCAACACGTGAACTAATCGGACCCCAGATTTGATGCTAACTCGAGCTGTTGTGGCTAACCCTGTTCTGTAACCAACATGTAATGTTAGAAACAAGCTACGCTCGGTGTTCACAGTATCCCAGCTGCTGGGCAACCTGAAGCCATAAATCATCCTTGATTTCTTTGTTGAGGTGGGACTGTACGGGAGAATCATGACAACAGCCAGGTGATTGATTTGCACCTCACCAAAATGATCGAGACAGTCAGTGTAATTCTGACGCTGGGATGTCAAGTTAAGATGAAAGTTTGATAGGTGaacactatttatttattatcccAGTTTATCATGGAGATCTTGGTCTGCAATATGATTTAGGACTCATAATGAGGTTATAGAGTTTAATAATTGAGAGAGTTTCCTACAGGTGCACACCTTTTTATAGATCCCAACTTATTGTGTGTAGGACGTGGTGtacacctctttcaggcctgATTTTGTGCGTATGCAAGGGTTATAAATGAGATCCGAAGAGTTCATGATTGGCACATAAGGgaaatttcagctggttacagtctgcagtcctcaccactaaaCCCTTCACTCTGCTCATTTAAAGGACGGCATAATGAAAGACTTACTGCAGCGCTGTTTTATATAAGACTTAATTAGCGTAGGTGTCCCtgataaactggcaactgattTGTACATTATATGATCTATTATCCGCAATAAGCACGACCTTCAGACACCTCGCTAACTGAGCTGAGTATCACCTGAGTCTGGTGTGTAACCTAGTTTCACTCCGTCAGGTACAATAAACTAGCTCAGGAGTGGACAACCAAGTATGCCATGCTTTAGGGTAAGGTCTGGAGCCAGTACTGCATCTTGACTGGTGTTACtggtctgttgtgtttgtgatgCTCTGGTCTCGCTGACATAACTGTGATCATACTAATCTCAGGTTACTTGAATATGTGGAGTAACCAGCTAACCTGCCCACGCTCGGCTCAGAGCCTGGGTTCAGCTGTGCACGCTGAGGCCGTGCAGACGGAGCCTGTTGCTGTAAATAAGTTAACAAGAATACTTCTGCTAACTCAATGGTTTCCTGCCATCAGATAAAATGGTCTCTCTACAGGACAGTTGTGAGTTACTGCTGATACAGGCCGGAGAAATGTAGACAGAGTAGTGTTAATCACAAGTCCTGCAACAGCTGAGTGTTCTGTTACATGGAAATGCACCCAGCCAAGGACGCTCTCACAGATACAGCACCAAAGACCAAACTGTGACTGTTTAAGGTCTTTGTACACTAAACAAGTCATCTTGAACATCCCAGTAGACCACACTGTACTACAAAtgatttacatttacataatgCTGACTCTCCGCAAGTTCACACTTCATTTCTTCCTGTACGATTGTAAAATCAGCGTGTAGACTGGAGCAGTGTGATTCATCACAGTTCATAATGGGCTGCCTTTTGTTTCTCAGTTATTGTTGCGTGGTAAAGCTGTCGTCAGCAGGGACTGTTCTGAAAAATGTTCTTGGTGGTGCATTCAAGGACACGCCAACAGTTGGATGCCAAAAAGACATGAGCTATGAGGTCTGAAACTGAAGCCTCGCAGACAAACAACAAGGATGACATGAGTTTGGTTTCTTTGTATGAAGATGTTGTTTGAGCAGATTATAAACCAACTACACATCAGAAGTGATGTTTGctactggctgtgctggcagctgcaTCAGCAGGCCATGATGTAACGTGTCCAATAAGGAAACGAGTCATTTACTGTGACGTCTCTGTTTGCTCAGTGCATGACAGGTATTTGAAGGATTGAAAACATGAGGTTGAACAAATGCTCTGTTATAACTCAAACAGTTCTTTTAAATGGACGCATGTGTACAAAGTctccctttttaaaaataaaggtgAGATTCTCCGTCCTGTTGCATATTTTTTCAATatcatagataagcaaatgtacacagtattaTTTTCATACCATCATATCCTGGTCCCTGATAAAAATGAGTCAGGAGTCCAAGGAGTcgcagtgttttctttttaaaaggcTAAAACATCCAAAACCAAGCAGTGATCCTTTTTCTAATACTGTCTCGTATCATCTGGGTTTGATCTTAACTATTGATTATTGTAACCGTGTTGAAGCAGAatcttgtgtgcatgtaaacacagcccCTAACTCAGCATGAAAAGGTTTGGTGTTGGAAAAAAACGTGTGCGTACTTGTCATAATGGCACGCAAAGACATGTTAAAGAGAGAAATATTTCACTGTCTCAAACTAGAACGTTTAGTTTGTGTGGAGTATTTTACGCTGACACATTTTATTAGTCGTTGGGATGTCGTGATCAAGTTTCTTTGCACCTGATCTGAGTCATTCAATGCTAATACTGAGTCCTTTTCTGATACTTTGATTTTCTGAGATAATTCAGCTGCACAGTGCAAACACTGAAGTTTATCAGATCCAGTGTGTATGCctgacatttgaaaagctctGTTGTACATTAAGAAAAAAGATCCTGCATCCAAGCTGTtccttaatgtttgtttattttttacaaaatatgTAAGCAGGTCTAACATGACAATCTCtccctttattttatttatttatttatttatttatttatttattggccTTGTCGCTGCCTCAAGGGATTGTCTCTGTCCCTGTAAGAGATTATCCTTCAGTGGCTGTTGCTTCAGTGCAGCCTTTACCTGAGTTACCTGAACGAACTGCGTTTCATTCaccatttattttctttgtctgtACATCTTGTGTGCGGATTAGGGTACATTGATATAAAACTCTTGTGTTCTCTTGGTTCCTGGAGCTTTTGTTGCActtgcagtggcatcctgagCGTGGTTGTTGTTGCCTCTGCACTGCTGTCTCTCCTCCGCCTGCGGATAAACACCATGCGCCATAGACGCAAGATAgtctcacactgagctgaaatggaACAAGTGCTCATAATgtgggtaaaaaaaaagcaggagcAGCCTCGTactgtgttgctgctgtcagccatgGCGTGCTGTGTTTCACTGTGTGAGCCCAGTTCAGACTAAAGATTCGCAATGAAACGAGTTGAAACCTGCAATGTTGTAAAAACAACTGCCGTTAAACAAAGGATTGGATCCTCTATACAGCTCAGTATACCTGAACAGCTAAAAAAATGCCTTTGTGGCCAGATTTAAATTAATTTGGATTTAGAATATTGAAAACTGAGCATATAACGTGTGCATGGATGATTGTGAGGTGTTGGTCAGAGCCTCAAACTCCTGCACTGAATATGTCGATAGTTTAAATGATGGAAACGACTGTGTGACCAGATGTTGAAGATTAAATTGGAGATATGATACAGTTAATGAGCAATAGGACAGTTTAAGTGTATATATGTCTGCAGGGAACAATTTGATCATGTAAAGACACTGATGATGTCGTATAGTACACttgaaagtgacatgttgcagtATTGATCGGCCCACTGCTGTGACTGAAGAGCTGCCATCCCCGTACTAATGTCTGTCAAGATTTGCTCGACTTCCCgcctgtttgtttttgattgtCGTTGTATTTTGTTAATGATTTTCCTGTTAAAAAT
This Epinephelus lanceolatus isolate andai-2023 chromosome 15, ASM4190304v1, whole genome shotgun sequence DNA region includes the following protein-coding sequences:
- the LOC117267132 gene encoding ubiquitin-conjugating enzyme E2 D2-like isoform X2; amino-acid sequence: MALKRIHKELNDLARDPPAQCSAGPVGDDMFHWQATIMGPSDSPYQGGVFFLTIHFPTDYPFKPPKVAFTTRIYHPNINSNGSICLDILRSQWSPALTISKVLLSICSLLCDPNPDDPLVPEIARIYKTDSPRYTRMAKDWTHKYAM
- the LOC117267132 gene encoding ubiquitin-conjugating enzyme E2 D2-like isoform X1, whose amino-acid sequence is MALKRIHKELNDLARDPPAQCSAGPVGDDMFHWQATIMGPSDSPYQGGVFFLTIHFPTDYPFKPPKVAFTTRIYHPNINSNGSICLDILRSQWSPALTISKVLLSICSLLCDPNPDDPLVPEIARIYKTDSPRYNKLAQEWTTKYAML